The sequence AGGCGGTCATGAGAACCCTGCGAATCCCCCTGCTTATCCTGTCTCTTACCGTTACCTCAGGTGCCGCCGGCCAACAGTGGACGCCGGCCGGCCAGACGCTACGCACGACCTGGGCCAGAGAAGTCAATCCCGGCAATCTCTGGCCCGAGTACCCGCGTCCCATCATGACCCGGGCTGCGTGGCTGAACCTCAACGGCCTGTGGGAATATGCAATCACTCCGATCGACCAGGGCTGGTGGCCGGACGGGCTCTACACCGCGCCCACCGATGCGGCGCTCCGCTATGATCTGGAGCAGATCAAGGCACTGGGCTTCAACATGCTTCGCAAGCACGTCAAAGTCGAACCTGAGCGGCTCTATTACTGGGCGGACAAACTGGGTCTGCTCGTCTGGCAGGACATGCCCAGCAGCAACTTCAATCGCAATACTGTCGCTGCCGACGCCTTGGCCGAGGCGGACCGGCAGTGGGATGCCGAACTCAAGGCGATGATCGATCACCTGCATAACTATCCGTCCATCGTCATGTGGATCCCCTCACAACATCCGGAAATTGAAGACGTAGGCTGACACCGATTTGTTGTTATAATGTCGGCAGTGAGCTTGGGTGGAAGAAATCACAAATCATGATTACAAAGACCGAAAAGACGCCGAGACGCGTCTTTCTGAAGTCGGGCCTGCTGGTTGGTTCGGCCCTTGCGGCCGGATGGCTAGACCATAGCGACAAGCCGCATGGACCGGGCGGCTCCCCGCCTGATGGGAAATCAAAAATCGTAATCGCACGCGACCCGCAGCTCCGGGGAATGAGCTCCGGTCCGGACCAGAATTCCCTTCTGAAGATCCTGGATCGGGCCCTGCAGGGTTTCTACGATCGAGGCAGCCCGGTCGAAGCGTGGAAGCAGTTGGTGCGTCCCGGAGAAGTAGTCGGGTTGAAGGTGAATTGTCTGGCCGGCAAAGGGATGTCGACGAACCGGCAGCTGGTGGAGGGCATCTGCGAGCGGCTCCAGCAGGCGGGCATCCGCAATATTGTGATCTGGGATCGGCTGAACGCGGACCTCGAAAGCGCAGGCTATCGAATCGCCGAAGGGAATCGCGCCATTCGCTGCTTCGGCAACGACTCGGCCGGTTACGAGCAGGAGCTAACGATTTTTGGGAATGTCGGAAGTCTCGTTTCGACAACGCTTACGCGCATATGCGACGCCGTGATCAACCTGCCGATACTCAAGGATCATGGGATCACTGGGATCACCGGGGCACTCAAGAACATGTTCGGGGCCATCCACAACCCGAACAAATACCATCTCAATGTCGGGGACCCCTATGTGGCTGATGTCAATATGCTTCTTCCGATAAGACAAAAGGTCCGGCTGACCATTTGCGACGCCATCACCGCACAGTATGAAGGAGGGCCTTCCTATATGCCCCAGTGGACCTGGCCTTACAATGGGTTGATCGTAGGCACGGATCCAGTGGCGCTGGACCATATCGGCTGGCAGATCATCGAGCAGAAAAGAGCCGAAAAAGGGCTGGAGCCTTTGCAGCGGCTGAAGCGCGAACCGACTTACATCGCTACCGCAGCCGACGCGCGGCACCGCCTGGGAACTTGTGATCCGGCGCGGATTCAGGTGTTGGAAATATGAGATTGAAAAATCCAAGGATGGCAAATCCTGAAAATCCGTATCCAGATGAGAGCGCGCTGAATCGGCGCGACTTTCTTAAAGCTGCATCCATCCCATGTCTGGCCGTCGCTTGCGCAGGGGCGTATCGGGTCTCTTCCTCCGAGGTGCCACCTCTGGCCGGAAACGATTCCCAGTTTGTCGTGGAAGCGAGCTTTTACGAAAAGCTCTCCTTCAAAAAAATCAAATGCAGGCTTTGCCCCCGTGAATGCGTCATCGACGACCGTGAACGCGGCTACTGCGGCGTCCGCGAGAATCGCGGCGGCACGTACTACACGCTGGTTCACTCGCGCGTTGCGGCGTCCAACGTGGATCCCATCGAGAAGAAGCCGTTCTTTCATTTTCTCCCCGGAAGCTCGGCGTTCTCGATTGCCACGGCCGGCTGCAACGTCAACTGCAAGATGTGCCAGAACTGGCAGATTTCGCAGGTCAGGCCGGAGCAGATCCAAGCAACTTACCTCCCACCCGATCAGGTTGCCGGCCTGGCTGGACAGTTTAAGTGTCCGGTCATCGCATACACCTACACCGAGCCGGTGGTTTTTTGTGAATACATGCTCGATACGGCTGCGGCGGGACATCGAGCGGGTCTCAAGAGCGTGATGGTGACCGGAGGGTATGTTCAGCAGGAGGTCTTGAAGCAACTGTGCCACTCTGTCGATGCCATCAAGGTGGACTTGAAGGGGTTTTCGGAGAAGTTTTACAGGGAAGTGGTTAACGGCGAGCTGAAGCCCGTCCTCGACACACTCGTGACCATACGCAAACAAGGCATTTGGCTGGAAGTTGTGCAACTGGTGCTGCCGACCCTGAATGATAGTGACGAAGAAATCAGGGGACTTGCCCGCTGGATCAAGGCGGAGTTGGGCCAGGAGGTCCCCATTCACTTTTCGCGCTTCCATCCGGAATACCTGCTGAAGAACCTGCCGCCGACGCCCGTCAGCACTCTCGAACGCGCCAAGGCCATCGCCGATGCTGAGGGACTTCGCTTTGCTTACGTCGGCAACGTGCCGGGCCACCCCGCGGAGAGCACCTACTGCCCCAGATGCCGCCAGGTTGTGGTGCAACGAAACGGCTTTGTGTCGGTGACGGTCTTTCTCGAGAAAGGCAAGTGCCGCCACTGCCAGACTCCGATTGCCGGAGTGTGGAGCGCGTAGGACAAGGCACAGATTCAGGTTTGCTTCGGATTGACGATCATACGCGAGCAGGTTGAACTCACTGCTCCGGTCTGTTCAGCAAATGGAATCTCGACAGTCGTCCGGGAACTCCGGACAAACGGTCTGGCGGCGGTACGAAAGAAGTGCAGAACACGACGCTTCCCAAGGAGGGAATCTTGATTTTTGCACATACGGCATTTCGCAGCCATCTGGTGGCCCAGGCCACCCGTGAGCTTGCTGGGACTCCCATGCATCTCTGCGGCTGGGTAGAAACTGTCAGAGATCATGGGGGAGTTCTGTTCTTCCATCTGAGAGACGCCACGGGCAAACTGCAGGTGATCCTGGACCCGGGGCGCCTGTCATCTGAAGTGGCCGAGGAGGCCCGGCGCATCCGTCCGGAATGGGTAATGAAGTTTTCGGGTACTTTGCGCCTCCGCCCGCCTGGAACCCAAGCCACCAGCCTCGACACCAAGGATATCGAACTTGAGGCCGGCGGATTTGAAGTGCTCGGGGTCGCCGCCAATTTGCCGTTTCGACCGCAGGAACGGGACAAGGTATCCGAGGACCTGCGGCTCAAGCACAGGACCGTGGACCTTCGCTCAGACACCATGCAGGCGAATCTGCGGCTGCGGCACAGAGTCGTCAGCTCCTTTCGATCTTTCCTCAATTCTGAAGGCTTCATCGAGGTGGAAACGCCGTGCCTGGCCAAGAGCACACCCGAAGGGGCTCGCGATTTCCTGGTGCCTTCCAGGCTGCAGCCGGGCACGTTCTTCGCGCTTCCGCAGTCGCCGCAGCTTTTTAAGCAGATTTTGATGGTGGGCGGCATCGAGAGGTACTACCAGGTGGCCCGATGTTTTCGCGACGAGGATCTCAGGGCCAACCGCCAGCCGGAGTTCACGCAGTTGGACATCGAGGCGAGCTTCGTGAATGAATCGGATGTGATGTGTCTCGTGGAAACCATGATCCGCAGGGCGATGGAAGACGTGGGGCGGCCTTTGGATCCGAAGCCATTCCCGGTCATCAGCTATCAGGAGGCCATGAACCGTTACGGCACCGACGCGCCCGATCTTCGCTTCGATTTGCCCGTCGTCAACCTCACGGAGATCTTTGCCGACACGGAATTCCACCTCTTTCGGAAAATGCTGGATGCCGGAGGTCAGGTGCTAGGTCTGGCCATCCCTGGCTCGTTTCAGCTGTCACGAAAAGACATTGAGACGATCCGGGAACAGGCCGAAGAAGCGGGTGCCGAGGCACCAGCCTGGGGCCGCATCGAGGACGCAGTCTTTTCCTCGAGCCTCGCCAAATTCTTTTCAGAGAAGGAACGCAAGGCGATTGCCGTGGCCATGGGGAACGGCGAGCGCGACCTGATCCTGTTCCAGGCCGGCAAGGATCCCAAAACCCTGTGCCTGAACATGGGCCGCATTCGGCTGCTGGCGGCCGATCTCTTAGGCCTGACCGGGGAGCAGTCTCGTTTTTGCTTCGTCTGGGTCGTTCGGTTTCCTCTGCTGGAATACGATCCAAGCCGCGGCCGATACGTGGCCGTGCACCATCCATTTACGTCGCCCGTGGATCTTTCGGTTTTTCAGAGCGAAAAGAGGAGCGAACTCGAATCTGCCCTGGCCGCCTCTTACGATCTTGTGCTCAATGGGGAGGAGGTGGGCGGCGGCTCCATACGCATCCACAAGGCGGATCTGCAAGGCAGGATGCTCAGGATCCTGGGACTTAACGATGAGGAAATCGCGGCCCGCTTCGGGTTCCTCCTTGAAGCTCTTGCCCAGGGCGCGCCGCCGCACGGCGGCATTGCCTTGGGTCT is a genomic window of Terriglobia bacterium containing:
- a CDS encoding DUF362 domain-containing protein; this encodes MITKTEKTPRRVFLKSGLLVGSALAAGWLDHSDKPHGPGGSPPDGKSKIVIARDPQLRGMSSGPDQNSLLKILDRALQGFYDRGSPVEAWKQLVRPGEVVGLKVNCLAGKGMSTNRQLVEGICERLQQAGIRNIVIWDRLNADLESAGYRIAEGNRAIRCFGNDSAGYEQELTIFGNVGSLVSTTLTRICDAVINLPILKDHGITGITGALKNMFGAIHNPNKYHLNVGDPYVADVNMLLPIRQKVRLTICDAITAQYEGGPSYMPQWTWPYNGLIVGTDPVALDHIGWQIIEQKRAEKGLEPLQRLKREPTYIATAADARHRLGTCDPARIQVLEI
- the amrS gene encoding AmmeMemoRadiSam system radical SAM enzyme, whose product is MANPENPYPDESALNRRDFLKAASIPCLAVACAGAYRVSSSEVPPLAGNDSQFVVEASFYEKLSFKKIKCRLCPRECVIDDRERGYCGVRENRGGTYYTLVHSRVAASNVDPIEKKPFFHFLPGSSAFSIATAGCNVNCKMCQNWQISQVRPEQIQATYLPPDQVAGLAGQFKCPVIAYTYTEPVVFCEYMLDTAAAGHRAGLKSVMVTGGYVQQEVLKQLCHSVDAIKVDLKGFSEKFYREVVNGELKPVLDTLVTIRKQGIWLEVVQLVLPTLNDSDEEIRGLARWIKAELGQEVPIHFSRFHPEYLLKNLPPTPVSTLERAKAIADAEGLRFAYVGNVPGHPAESTYCPRCRQVVVQRNGFVSVTVFLEKGKCRHCQTPIAGVWSA
- the aspS gene encoding aspartate--tRNA ligase, giving the protein MVAQATRELAGTPMHLCGWVETVRDHGGVLFFHLRDATGKLQVILDPGRLSSEVAEEARRIRPEWVMKFSGTLRLRPPGTQATSLDTKDIELEAGGFEVLGVAANLPFRPQERDKVSEDLRLKHRTVDLRSDTMQANLRLRHRVVSSFRSFLNSEGFIEVETPCLAKSTPEGARDFLVPSRLQPGTFFALPQSPQLFKQILMVGGIERYYQVARCFRDEDLRANRQPEFTQLDIEASFVNESDVMCLVETMIRRAMEDVGRPLDPKPFPVISYQEAMNRYGTDAPDLRFDLPVVNLTEIFADTEFHLFRKMLDAGGQVLGLAIPGSFQLSRKDIETIREQAEEAGAEAPAWGRIEDAVFSSSLAKFFSEKERKAIAVAMGNGERDLILFQAGKDPKTLCLNMGRIRLLAADLLGLTGEQSRFCFVWVVRFPLLEYDPSRGRYVAVHHPFTSPVDLSVFQSEKRSELESALAASYDLVLNGEEVGGGSIRIHKADLQGRMLRILGLNDEEIAARFGFLLEALAQGAPPHGGIALGLDRFTSILAGSESIRDVIAFPKTQTGTCPLTGAPTQVARRGYLRL